In Macadamia integrifolia cultivar HAES 741 chromosome 13, SCU_Mint_v3, whole genome shotgun sequence, one DNA window encodes the following:
- the LOC122059990 gene encoding heat shock 70 kDa protein 17-like, translating into MAIWFKFGLVVLILSFISIPSESAVSSVDLGSEWMKVAVVNLKPGQSPISVAINEMSKRKSPALVAFIGGNRLLGEEAAGIVARYPDKVYSNLRDMMRKPLKYVKDFLDSQYLPFDLVEDSRGAAAIRIDDGVTVYSVEELVAMILSYGRNLAEVHSKVPTKDAVITVPPYFGQAERKGLLQAAELAGINVLSLINEYSGAALQYGIDKNFANESRHVIFYDMGSSSTYAALVHFSAYNVKEFGKPVSVNQFQVKDVRWDAALGGQHMELRLVEYFADEFNNQVGNGVDVRNSPKAMTKLKKQVKRTKEILSANTMAPISVESLYDDRDFRSTITREKFEELCGDLWEKSLVPIKELLKRSGLKVNEIYAIELIGGATRVPKLQAKLQEFLGRKDLDRHLDADEAIVLGSSLHAANLSDGIKLNRKLGMIDGSSYGFMIELDGPDLPKDERSKQTLVQRMKKIPIKMFRSIKHDKDFEVSLSYESSHPLPPGVFSDEFAHYAVTGLTNASEKYSSQNLSAPIKANLHFSLSRSGILSLDRADAIIEISEWVEVPKKNFTVENATTTTPNESVEAGAGNTTEGSNGNLISDGESSNTSSSNLEEQSSVDVVTEKKLKKRTFRVPLKIVEKTMGPGVSLSKDALGEAKLRLEALDKKDAERRRTAELKNNLEGYIYATKEKLESSEELEKVSTGQERQSFVEKLDEGQEWLYTDGEDASATEFQKRLDLLKAVGDPMFFRLNELSTRPEACELARKYLRELQQIVSNWEKNKPWLPKARIDEVLADAKKVNNWLEEKEAEQKKITASSTPAFTSEEVYRKVFDLQDKVGSINKIPKPKPKVEKPPKNETDSGGKESPNTSDSTSEETSTQTDQLAEDLAGSSGDKVDSETEGYDEL; encoded by the exons ATGGCGATCTGGTTTAAGTTCGGTTTAGTTGTTTTGATTCTTTCATTTATCTCAATTCCGTCGGAATCAGCGGTTTCGAGTGTAGATCTAGGTTCGGAATGGATGAAGGTAGCAGTTGTGAATCTGAAACCAGGGCAGAGTCCGATTTCGGTAGCCATTAACGAGATGTCGAAGCGGAAATCCCCAGCGTTAGTCGCATTCATAGGAGGGAATCGTCTACTTGGTGAGGAAGCAGCAGGAATTGTAGCTAGATATCCTGATAAGGTGTATTCAAACCTTAGGGATATGATGAGGAAACCTCTGAAGTACGTGAAGGATTTTCTTGATTCGCAGTACCTACCATTTGATTTGGTAGAAGATTCAAGAGGAGCGGCGGCTATTAGGATCGACGATGGTGTTACTGTTTATTCTGTAGAGGAGTTGGTGGCAATGATTCTTAGTTATGGAAGAAATTTAGCGGAGGTACATTCTAAGGTACCTACCAAGGATGCGGTTATAACAGTTCCGCCCTACTTTGGGCAGGCGGAGCGGAAGGGGTTGCTTCAAGCTGCCGAATTGGCTGGGATTAATGTGCTTTCACTTATTAATGAATACTCTGGTGCTGCTCTTCAATATGGGATTGATAAGAATTTCGCAAATGAGTCGAGGCATGTTATATTCTATGACATGGGTTCGAGTAGCACTTATGCAGCTCTTGTCCATTTCTCGGCTTATAACGTGAAGGAGTTCGGGAAGCCGGTGTCCGTGAACCAATTCCAG GTTAAGGATGTTAGATGGGACGCAGCCCTTGGGGGTCAACATATGGAATTGCGGTTGGTTGAATACTTTGCGGATGAGTTCAATAATCAAGTTGGAAATGGGGTGGATGTACGGAATTCCCCCAAGGCAATGACAAAATTGAAGAAACAGGTTAAACGTACAAAAGAAATTTTAAGTGCAAACACTATGGCTCCAATATCAGTTGAATCTCTTTATGATGACCGTGACTTTAG GAGTACCATTACTCGTGAAAAATTTGAGGAACTCTGCGGAGACCTGTGGGAGAAATCTCTTGTACCTATTAAAGAACTTCTCAAGCGTTCTGGATTGAAGGTTAATGAGATATATGCCATAGAGCTGATTGGTGGTGCCACCCGTGTCCCTAAGTTACAG GCTAAGCTCCAGGAATTTCTTGGGAGGAAGGATCTGGACAGACATCTGGATGCTGATGAAGCTATAGTGCTTGGTTCATCACTTCATGCAGCAAATTTGAGTGATGGAATCAAGTTGAACCGTAAGCTAGGAATGATTGATGGTTCCTCATATGGATTTATGATCGAGTTAGATGGGCCTGATCTTCCAAAAGATGAGCGCTCTAAACAGACACTTGTACAGAGAATGAAGAAAATCCCTATTAAG ATGTTCAGGTCCATTAAGCATGATAAAGATTTTGAAGTATCACTTAGTTATGAAAGTTCACATCCATTGCCACCTGGGGTCTTTTCTGATGAATTTGCTCACTATGCAGTTACTGGTCTCACAAATGCTAGTGAAAA GTATTCTTCTCAGAATCTCTCTGCTCCCATCAAGGCAAATCTGCATTTCTCTCTTAGCAGAAGTGGAATACTTTCCCTGGATCGGGCAGATGCTATTATTGAAATTTCAGAATGGGTAGAAGTTCCTAAGAAGAATTTCACCGTGGAAAATGCAACTACAACTACTCCTAATGAATCAGTTGAGGCTGGAGCAGGGAACACCACAGAAGGAAGCAACGGCAATTTGATCAGTGATGGTGAGAGCAGTAACACATCAAGTTCCAATCTTGAAGAGCAAAGCAGTGTGGATGTTGTTACAGAAAAGAAACTGAAGAAAAGAACCTTTAGGGTCCCACTGAAG ATAGTCGAGAAGACAATGGGTCCTGGAGTGTCTCTTTCCAAAGATGCCCTTGGAGAAGCAAAACTTAGATTGGAGGCTCTGGACAAGAAGGATGCAGAGCGAAGAAGAACTGCAGAGCTTAAGAATAACTTGGAAGGATACATTTATGCTACCAAAGAAAAG CTTGAGTCCTCTGAAGAGCTTGAGAAAGTTTCAACTGGCCAGGAACGACAGTCCTTCGTTGAGAAGCTTGATGAG GGGCAAGAGTGGTTGTATACTGATGGCGAAGATGCATCAGCGACTGAGTTCCAGAAACGCCTGGATTTGCTAAAGGCTGTCGGTGATCCAATGTTTTTCAG ATTGAATGAGCTTTCTACAAGGCCAGAAGCATGTGAGCTTGCTCGAAAATATCTGAGAGAGTTGCAACAG ATTGTCAGCAATTGGGAGAAGAATAAGCCTTGGCTTCCCAAAGCTAGAATAGATGAG GTTCTGGCTGATGCTAAGAAGGTCAATAATTGGTTGGAGGAGAAGGAGGCCGAGCAAAAGAA GATTACTGCCTCTAGTACCCCAGCATTTACATCTGAAGAAGTATATCGGAAGGTATTTGATCTCCAAGACAAG GTTGGCAGCATTAATAAAATCCCAAAGCCAAAGCCTAAAGTGGAGAAGCCTCCGAAGAATGAAACAGATAGTGGAGGTAAGGAGAGTCCAAACACTTCCGATTCAACTTCTGAAGAGACTTCCACCCAAACTGACCAATTGGCTGAAGACCTGGCTGGATCATCCGGTGACAAAGTAGACTCAGAAACCGAGGGTTATGATGAGTTGTGA